The DNA region AGGCCGACCCCGAGGCCGGCTCGGCCGTCGAGGGTGAGACCGCGGAGGGCGAGACCGCCGAGGTCGACCCGACCGAGGAGCTGCGGGCGTCGCTGAAGCGCGCGTTCGGCGAGTGGTACGTCGTGCACTCGTACGCCGGTTACGAGAACAAGGTCAAGACCAACCTCGAGACCCGCATCAAGTCGCTCGACATGGAGGAGTACATCTTCCAGATCGAGGTCCCGACCGAAGAGGTCACCGAGATCAAGAACGGCCAGCGCAAGCTGGTCCAGCGCAAGGTCTACCCCGGGTACATCCTGGTGCGGATGGACCTGACGGACGCCTCCTGGAGCGCGGTCCGCAACACCCCGGGTGTGACCGGCTTCGTCGGCGCGACGGCCCAGCGGCCGTCCGCGCTGACCATCGACGAGGTCGTGAAGATCCTGGCCCCGGCCGCCCCGCGCAAGGCCGAGAAGTCCCAGCCGACCGCCGGTGCCGTCACCACCCGCACCGAGGTCGATTTCTCCGAAGGCGAGTCGGTCACCGTCATGGACGGTCCGTTCGCCACGCTGCCGGCGACCATCAGCGAGGTCAATGCCGACGCCCAGAAGCTGAAGGTGCTCGTGTCGATCTTCGGTCGGGAGACGCCCGTCGAGCTCGCCTTCACTCAGGTCGAGAAGATCTGACTGCAGTAACAGCCCAGTACGCACCCAGGAAAGAAGTCCAGAAAGATGCCCCCCAAGAAGAAGAAGCTTGCCGCCATCGTCAAGCTGCAGATCAAGGCCGGTCTGGCCAACCCGGCTCCGCCGGTCGGCCCCGCGCTGGGCCAGCACGGCGTGAACATCATGGAGTTCTGCAAGGCCTACAACGCCGCGACCGAGTCGCAGCGCGGTGACGTGGTCCCGGTCGAGATCTCCATCTACGAGGACCGGTCCTTCGACTTCAAGTTGAAGACCCCGCCCGCCGCCCGGCTGCTGCTCAAGGCCGCCGGTGTCGAGAAGGGTTCCGGCACCCCGCACACCACCAAGGTCGCCAAGATCACCTCGGCCCAGGTGCGCGAGATCGCCCAGCTCAAGCAGGTCGACCTCAACGCCAACGACGTCGAGGCCGCCGAGAAGATCATCGCCGGCACCGCCCGCTCGATGGGCATCACCGTCGAGGGCTGAGTCCCGGTTCCACCGTGGGAGGACCCGGCGCGGTCCGCACCAACCACACCCTCCGACTGCGGCCTGTCCGCCGCAGCCACTTTCCTCTAGGAGACAGCAATGAAGCGCAGCAAGGCATACCGCGAGGCGGCCGAGAAGGTCGACCGCGACAAGCTCTACACGCCGCTCGAGGCCGCCGAACTGGCCAAGACGACGTCCCCGTCGAAGATGGACGCCACCGTCGAGGTCGCCATGCGCCTGGGTGTCGACCCGCGCAAGGCCGACCAGATGGTCCGTGGCACCGTCAACCTGCCGCACGGCA from Nakamurella flava includes:
- the rplK gene encoding 50S ribosomal protein L11 translates to MPPKKKKLAAIVKLQIKAGLANPAPPVGPALGQHGVNIMEFCKAYNAATESQRGDVVPVEISIYEDRSFDFKLKTPPAARLLLKAAGVEKGSGTPHTTKVAKITSAQVREIAQLKQVDLNANDVEAAEKIIAGTARSMGITVEG
- the nusG gene encoding transcription termination/antitermination protein NusG yields the protein MLAPAPPADAPTDADETLAATPVDGAADDDESAEGEGNEDLAEYGDPEQADPEAGSAVEGETAEGETAEVDPTEELRASLKRAFGEWYVVHSYAGYENKVKTNLETRIKSLDMEEYIFQIEVPTEEVTEIKNGQRKLVQRKVYPGYILVRMDLTDASWSAVRNTPGVTGFVGATAQRPSALTIDEVVKILAPAAPRKAEKSQPTAGAVTTRTEVDFSEGESVTVMDGPFATLPATISEVNADAQKLKVLVSIFGRETPVELAFTQVEKI